One stretch of Ipomoea triloba cultivar NCNSP0323 chromosome 8, ASM357664v1 DNA includes these proteins:
- the LOC116026579 gene encoding molybdenum cofactor sulfurase-like, with translation MASDACFNACYCCSRNPSKQHSTPHRPAVACCHEFAAATASSLVPANTQFTNHESLPPCAEMFSRFRHAYPHYYKTNLADEIRSREYYNLAGSNRVCLDYIGHGLFSYSQQQGNHHLTQDIASTSASPPLSAAAGLFFDILYKPVSLNSQLLYGGTESGLEACIRKRIIKYMNLSEDDYSVVFTANQSSAFRLLADAYPFQATNSLLTVYDYQNEAVEAMAESSKARGARVLSAEFSWPNLRVNSRKLRKMVVSKGTRKRGLFVFPLQSRVSGTRYSYQWMNLAHDNGWHVLLDASALGAKDMETLGLSLFQPHFLICSFFKVFGENPSGFCVLFVKKSIIPELEKSPTSIGIVSLVPPSPDKESDPAETSSSSSSSSPISVQENSKFLSTKQSGEDEEEKKQLSLWEFLKLEKVLESRRLKNANLSSEEIITECRGLDHADKLGLVVISNRARYLVNWLINALLSLRHPRSENGGVSLVQIYGTKVRFDRGPAIAFNVFDWKGQKIPPALAQKLADRHNISVSCAFLNHIGFSELYDEEKRKAAEIILVGDNKRGTSSSGISVITVSLGLLTNFEDMYRLWSFVSRFLDADFVEKERWRYMALNQTTLEL, from the coding sequence ATGGCATCAGACGCCTGTTTCAACGCCTGCTACTGCTGCAGTAGAAACCCCTCAAAACAACACTCCACTCCTCACCGGCCGGCCGTCGCGTGCTGCCACGAATTCGCCGCCGCCACCGCCTCCTCCCTCGTCCCGGCCAACACTCAGTTCACTAACCATGAGTCCCTCCCGCCCTGCGCCGAAATGTTTTCGAGATTCCGTCATGCCTATCCCCACTACTATAAGACTAATTTAGCAGACGAAATTCGGTCCCGCGAGTATTACAATCTCGCGGGTTCCAATCGCGTCTGCCTCGATTACATTGGCCACGGGCTGTTCTCCTATTCCCAACAACAGGGAAACCATCATTTGACCCAAGATATCGCTTCCACCTCCGCCTCCCCGCCGCTGTCCGCCGCCGCAGGCCTGTTCTTTGATATCTTGTACAAGCCCGTGAGCTTGAACTCTCAGTTACTCTATGGCGGCACAGAATCTGGGCTTGAAGCCTGCATAAGAAAACGAATCATCAAGTATATGAACTTATCAGAAGATGATTACTCCGTGGTGTTCACTGCCAATCAGTCATCTGCATTTAGGCTTTTAGCAGATGCTTATCCCTTCCAGGCAACCAATAGTCTTTTAACCGTCTATGATTACCAGAACGAGGCGGTGGAAGCCATGGCCGAGAGCTCGAAGGCGAGAGGGGCCAGGGTTTTATCTGCGGAATTTTCCTGGCCTAATTTGAGGGTGAATTCAAGGAAGCTAAGGAAAATGGTGGTGAGCAAAGGGACACGAAAAAGGGGACTATTTGTGTTCCCACTTCAGTCTAGAGTGAGCGGGACTCGATATTCGTATCAATGGATGAACTTAGCCCACGATAATGGCTGGCATGTACTCCTTGACGCCTCAGCTTTAGGCGCCAAGGATATGGAGACTTTAGGCCTCTCCCTCTTTCAACCTCACTTTCTCATCTGCTCATTCTTCAAGGTTTTTGGGGAAAATCCTTCTGGATTCTGTGTCCTATTTGTCAAGAAATCCATAATCCCAGAATTGGAAAAATCCCCCACAAGCATTGGCATTGTTAGCCTTGTTCCACCCTCTCCAGATAAAGAATCAGACCCTGCAGAAacctcttcatcttcttcatcttcctcccCAATTTCTGTCcaagaaaattcaaaatttctgAGCACCAAACAATCTGGAGAGGATGAAGAGGAGAAAAAGCAATTGTCACTTTGGGAATTCTTGAAATTGGAGAAAGTTTTAGAGAGCAGGCGGTTAAAGAACGCAAATTTAAGCTCAGAGGAGATTATTACAGAATGCAGGGGATTGGATCACGCGGATAAACTAGGCCTAGTAGTGATCAGTAACCGAGCTAGATACCTAGTGAACTGGCTTATAAACGCGTTGCTGAGTCTCCGACATCCTCGTTCCGAAAACGGCGGCGTGTCGCTGGTTCAAATCTACGGAACAAAGGTGAGATTCGACAGAGGGCCAGCGATTGCATTCAATGTGTTTGACTGGAAAGGACAGAAAATCCCTCCCGCACTCGCACAGAAGCTAGCAGACCGACACAATATATCCGTTTCCTGCGCATTTCTGAACCACATTGGATTCTCCGAATTGTACgatgaagagaagagaaaagcgGCGGAGATCATCCTCGTCGGAGACAATAAAAGGGGAACTTCTTCAAGTGGGATATCTGTGATTACTGTTTCTCTGGGACTGCTGACTAACTTTGAGGATATGTATAGGCTATGGAGTTTTGTTTCAAGGTTTCTGGATGCTGATTTTGTTGAGAAGGAAAGATGGAGATACATGGCTCTCAATCAAACTACTCTTGAACTGTAG
- the LOC116027295 gene encoding hydroxymethylglutaryl-CoA synthase-like, which translates to MASEQKNVGILALEIYFPPSCLQQEALEAHDGASKGKYTIGLGQDCMAFCGEVEDVISMSLTAVSSLLEKYRVDPKQIGRLEVGSETVIDKSKSIKTFLMQIFEKCGNTDIEGVDSTNACYGGTAALFNCVNWVESSSWDGRYGLVVCTDSAVYAEGPARPTGGAAAIAMLIGPDAPIVFESKLRGSHMAHVYDFYKPILDSEYPVVDGKLSQTCYLMALDSCYKTLCSKYEKLEGKPFSVADADYFVFHSPYNKLVQKSFARLLFNDFMRNASYINEADKEKLAPFSSLTGDESYSNRDLEKASQQVSKPFYDAKVQPSTLVPKQVGNMYTASIYAAFISLIHNKHSTLPGQRVVMFSYGSGSTATMFSLRIRECQHPFSLSNIAAVLNIAEKLKSRHEFPPEKFVEILKIMEHRYGAKNFVTSKDCSLLAPGTYYLTEVDSKYRRFYAKKETNSAVANGH; encoded by the exons ATGGCCTCTGAGCAGAAGAATGTCGGAATTCTCGCCCTCGAGATTTACTTCCCTCCCTCTTGCCTCCAGCAG GAAGCATTGGAGGCTCATGATGGAGCAAGCAAAGGGAAATACACAATTGGCCTTGGTCAGGATTGCATGGCTTTCTGTGGTGAGGTGGAAGATGTCATATCGATGAG TTTAACAGCTGTTAGTTCGCTTCTTGAGAAGTATAGAGTTGATCCAAAGCAAATTGGTAGATTGGAAGTTGGAAGTGAGACTGTTATTGACAAGAGTAAATCTATCAAGACTTTCCTGATGCAAATTTTTGAG AAATGCGGAAACACTGACATTGAAGGTGTTGACTCGACCAATGCATGCTATGGAGGAACTGCTGCACTATTTAACTGTGTGAATTGGGTTGAGAGCAGTTCATGGGATGGCCGCTATGGGCTTGTTGTGTGCACAGACAGTGCG GTCTATGCTGAGGGGCCAGCTCGGCCAACTGGAGGAGCTGCAGCTATTGCTATGCTAATAGGGCCCGATGCTCCGATTGTTTTTGAGAGCAAGTTGAGGGGTAGCCATATGGCTCACGTCTATGACTTTTACAAGCCTATTCTCGACAGTGAATATCCG GTTGTTGATGGTAAGCTTTCACAAACTTGTTATCTCATGGCACTTGATTCATGCTACAAGACCCTGTGCAGCAA ATACGAGAAATTAGAGGGCAAGCCattttctgttgctgatgccgACTACTTTGTTTTCCATTCTCCTTATAATAAG CTTGTTCAGAAGAGCTTTGCTAGACTGCTATTCAATGACTTTATGAGGAACGCGAG CTACATTAATGAGGCTGATAAAGAGAAGTTGGCACCATTTTCATCCTTAACTGGTGACGAGAGCTACTCAAACCGTGATCTTGAAAAG GCATCCCAACAAGTTTCCAAACCATTTTACGATGCCAAGGTGCAGCCATCCACGTTAGTGCCAAAACAAGTTGGCAACATGTACACTGCATCTATCTACGCTGCATTCATATCCCTTATCCACAACAAGCACAGCACCTTG CCTGGGCAACGGGTAGTAATGTTCTCCTATGGGAGCGGGTCAACTGCCACAATGTTTTCACTCCGCATTCGTGAGTGTCAACATCCTTTCAGCTTGTCAAACATTGCAGCCGTTTTGAATATTGCAGAGAAGTTGAAGTCAAGGCATGAG TTCCCTCCCGAAAAGTTCGTGGAAATTCTGAAAATAATGGAGCACAGATATGGTGCAAAAAACTTTGTGACGAGCAAGGATTGCAGCCTCCTTGCTCCGGGCACCTACTACCTCACCGAGGTTGATTCCAAGTACCGGAGATTCTATGCCAAGAAAGAAACGAATTCAGCAGTGGCCAACGGCCACTGA
- the LOC116027296 gene encoding bifunctional dTDP-4-dehydrorhamnose 3,5-epimerase/dTDP-4-dehydrorhamnose reductase, which translates to MGFPANGSSEKAALKFLIYGRTGWIGGLLGKLCEGQGIEYVYGSGRLENRSSLEADIAAVNPTHVFNAAGVTGRPNVDWCESHKVETIRTNVAGTLTLADVCREKGLVLINYATGCIFEYDSGHPLGSGVGFKEEDTPNFIGSFYSKTKAMVEDLLKNYENVCTLRVRMPISSDLCNPRNFITKITRYEKVVNIPNSMTILDELLPISIEMAKRNLTGIWNFTNPGVVSHNEILEMYREYIDPKFTWKNFTLEEQAKVIVAPRSNNELDATKLKTEFPELLSIKDSLIRYVFQPNRKTPATA; encoded by the exons ATGGGTTTTCCGGCGAACGGGTCATCGGAAAAGGCGGCGCTGAAGTTTCTGATCTACGGGCGGACGGGGTGGATTGGCGGCCTGCTGGGGAAGCTGTGTGAGGGTCAAGGGATCGAGTACGTGTATGGGTCGGGGCGGTTGGAGAATCGGAGTTCGTTGGAGGCCGACATCGCCGCCGTTAATCCGACGCACGTGTTTAACGCCGCCGGAGTGACCGGCCGTCCCAACGTGGACTGGTGCGAGTCGCACAAGGTGGAGACTATTCGCACCAATGTCGCCGGAACCCTCACTCTCGCCGACGTCTGCCGGGAAAAGGGCCTCGTCCTCATCAACTACGCCACCGGCTGTATCTTCGAGTACGACTCCGGTCACCCCCTCGGCTCCGGCGTCGGCTTCAAGGAAGAAGACACCCCCAACTTCATCGGATCTTTCTACTCCAAGACCAAAGCAATG GTGGAGGATTTACTGAAGAACTACGAGAATGTGTGCACATTACGAGTGAGAATGCCAATCTCATCGGATTTATGCAACCCCAGAAACTTCATCACCAAGATCACACGCTACGAGAAGGTGGTGAACATTCCGAATTCCATGACGATCTTGGACGAGCTTCTCCCCATCTCCATTGAAATGGCGAAGAGAAACCTCACCGGAATCTGGAACTTCACCAACCCCGGAGTCGTTAGCCACAACGAGATTCTTGAGATGTACAGAGAGTATATTGATCCAAAGTTCACCTGGAAGAACTTCACTCTAGAAGAACAGGCTAAGGTGATTGTTGCTCCCAGAAGCAACAATGAACTTGACGCGACCAAACTCAAGACAGAATTCCCAGAGCTCTTGTCGATTAAGGATTCGCTTATACGCTATGTTTTCCAGCCTAATAGGAAGACTCCTGCCACGGCTTGA
- the LOC116027488 gene encoding ubiquitin carboxyl-terminal hydrolase MINDY-1 yields the protein MSFSSAPSSSTTATTPAADAMQEESQKRDEPATKEKEMVHKTKVIQFLGRTTPIILQNDNGPCPLLAICNVLLLKNNLNLSPDVPEVSQEKLLSLVAERLIDSNSNVNDKDAGYVENQQQNIADAIDLLPRLATGIDVNIKFKRIDDFEFTRECAIFDLLDIPLYHGWIVDPQDHDTANAIGLKSYNTLMGELVALETEQMESEHKKSAEDDVIDFAAATTAALGVPSPSLSRGRSFDDSPVSVSDHHRKARKGDLEEEEELMRVLKLSEVDSPASSTVDVLADGPNSINESAVVKDIEPLVFVKTSEANSAKDSFQHESPIPGVVAVSDDCIQSGNFTNNPNFSLELSPGVVASFSPKTDLENASKDFGKTNFPVEKEHVPPEPSAQVISSASESHVQITGCEKELGGQSTSSTDGNVAENNKNGSDILSSSSSLTPCIDSDLSSGRKDINEPETFSSSVDGSEPIYEGEECIMESEARTYENREPMYEGEVVLTAQVGGDPRDVPNSNPKHGITPREGELVRTFLKNSASQLTIYGLFCLRDGLKERELCVFFRNNHFNTMFKFEGELYILATDQGFINQPDLVWEKLNEVNGNTEYVTGNFKEFKAETIASTPWDEQSALASTADYLASIDNAAQGQSSFNSDLQLAIALQQQEFEQQQAQQQNRNQQQQPTITGGSGLITGPQVSRYSGQQQTSSRQEPKSSKDKCIVM from the exons ATGTCTTTTTCTTCGGCTCCCTCTTCTTCCACGACGGCGACGACGCCGGCAGCGGATGCGATGCAGGAGGAAAGCCAGAAGCGAGACGAGCCTGCGACCAAAGAGAAGGAAATGGTCCACAAGACCAAGGTTATTCAGTTTCTGGGCAgaaccactcccatcattctCCAGAATGACAATGGCCCTTGCCCTCTTCTTGCAATCT GCAATGTGCTCCTGCTGAAGAACAACTTGAATTTGAGTCCTGATGTCCCCGAGGTTTCACAGGAAAAACTGCTATCTCTTGTTGCAGAGCGGCTTATTGATTCAAACAGTAATGTCAAT GACAAAGATGCCGGATATGTTGAGAATCAGCAGCAGAACATTGCTGATGCCATTGATTTGCTTCCTAGACTTGCAACTGGAATtgatgtaaatataaaattcaagaG aaTTGATGACTTTGAGTTCACCCGAGAATGTGCGATTTTTGATCTGTTGGATATTCCACTCTATCATGGTTGGATAGTTGATCCTCAG GATCATGATACTGCAAATGCAATAGGATTGAAGTCATATAATACTTTGATGGGGGAGCTTGTTGCTCTTGAAACAGAACAAATGGAGAGTGAGCATAAGAAAAGTGCTGAAGATGATGTTATTGATTTTGCTGCTGCAACAACTGCAGCACTAGGGGTACCTTCACCTAGCCTTTCAAGAGGTAGATCTTTTGATGATTCTCCTGTTTCTGTCTCTGATCACCACCGTAAGGCAAGAAAAGGGGACctggaagaagaagaggagttGATGAGAGTCTTGAAATTGTCAGAGGTAGATAGCCCTGCTTCATCAACAGTTGATGTACTCGCTGACGGACCAAATTCAATCAATGAGAGTGCTGTTGTAAAAGATATTGAGCCACTAGTTTTTGTCAAGACATCAGAAGCAAATTCTGCCAAAGACTCTTTCCAGCATGAATCTCCAATACCTGGTGTAGTAGCAGTGTCTGATGATTGTATCCAGTCTGGCAATTTCACTAATAACCCAAATTTTAGTCTTGAATTGTCTCCAGGGGTAGTTGCTAGTTTCTCTCCTAAGACTGATCTGGAGAATGCATCCAAAGATTTTGGAAAGACAAATTTTCCAGTTGAGAAAGAACATGTACCCCCTGAGCCATCTGCGCAAGTTATTTCATCTGCAAGTGAAAGCCATGTTCAGATTACTGGATGTGAAAAGGAACTTGGGGGTCAATCCACTTCCTCTACTGATGGAAACGTGgcagaaaataataaaaatggcTCTGACATTCTGTCTTCATCTAGTTCATTGACACCGTGCATAGACTCTGATTTGTCTAGTGGAAGAAAAGACATAAATGAACCTGAAACTTTTTCTTCGAGTGTTGATGGCAGTGAGCCTATCTATGAAGGAGAGGAATGCATAATGGAATCAGAAGCCAGAACCTATGAAAATCGTGAACCAATGTATGAAGGGGAGGTGGTTCTAACTGCACAAGTGGGCGGAGACCCTAGAGATGTTCCAAACTCGAATCCCAAGCATGGAATCACTCCGAGGGAAG GAGAATTGGTCAGGACCTTCCTGAAGAACAGTGCCAGTCAACTGACTATCTATGG ATTGTTTTGCTTGCGAGATGGTCTTAAAGAGAGAGAACTTTGTGTTTTCTTTAGGAACAATCATTTCAACACCATGTTTAAG TTTGAAGGGGAGTTATATATTTTGGCTACAGACCAGGGATTTATAAATCAGCCTGATTTGGTGTGGGAAAAGCTCAATGAG GTGAATGGAAACACAGAGTACGTGACTGGTAATTTTAAGGAGTTCAAGGCGGAAACTATTGCAAGTACACCATGGGATGAGCAGAGTGCCTTAGCCAGTACAGCT GACTACCTTGCCAGCATTGACAATGCAGCACAAGGGCAATCAAGTTTCAA TTCCGATCTCCAATTGGCAATAGCTCTTCAGCAGCAGGAATTCGAGCAACAGCAGGCACAACAGCAGAATCGTAATCAACAGCAGCAGCCAACTATAACTGGAGGGTCGGGATTGATAACAGGTCCTCAG GTATCGAGGTACAGTGGACAACAGCAGACCTCTTCGAGGCAGGAGCCAAAGTCATCGAAAGATAAATGCATTGTGATGTAA
- the LOC116026747 gene encoding MADS-box protein SOC1-like produces the protein MVRGKTELKRIENATSRQVSFSKRRRGLLKKAFELSVLCDSEITLIVFSPTGKLYEFSSSSCTNKTIERYMNSAKNLGQYKKSSETSLQHEKEDAAAMSKRVEVLEQSKRKLLGEGLDSCSIDDLYQIQEQLAISLRNIRARKSLLCKQQIDRLREKEKILEEENAELKKRCDVQLRLHLSEEDDEPQRPYTDVETRLFIGLPETTIPLATGRAQ, from the exons ATGGTGAGAGGAAAGACAGAACTGAAACGGATAGAAAACGCGACGAGCCGACAAGTGAGCTTTTCGAAACGGAGAAGAGGGCTTTTGAAGAAGGCTTTTGAGCTTTCCGTTTTGTGTGATTCTGAGATTACACTCATCGTCTTCTCCCCCACTGGAAAGCTTTATGAGTTCTCGTCAAGTTCTTG CACTAACAAGACAATAGAGCGGTACATGAACAGTGCCAAGAATTTGGGACAGTACAAAAAATCAAGTGAAACAAGTTTGCAG CACGAAAAAGAAGATGCTGCTGCAATGAGTAAAAGGGTTGAGGTTCTTGAGCAGTCCAAAAG AAAGCTTTTGGGAGAAGGCTTGGATTCCTGCTCCATTGATGATCTATACCAGATACAAGAACAGCTGGCGATAAGTTTAAGGAACATTAGGGCAAGAAAG aGTTTACTATGTAAGCAACAAATTGATCGACTTAGAGAAAAG GAAAAAATATTGGAGGAAGAAAATGCTGAATTGAAAAAAAGG TGCGATGTGCAATTGCGATTGCACCTCTCTGAGGAAGATGATGAACCACAAAGGCCATACACCGATGTGGAGACACGCTTATTCATTGGGCTGCCGGAAACCACCATACCTTTGGCCACCGGGAGAGCACAATAA
- the LOC116027337 gene encoding protein STAY-GREEN homolog, chloroplastic-like, translated as MGTLSASLVLPAKLNPEKQTSELLYRTRKRSRNRKPQSFVPMARLFGPAIFEASKLKVLFLGVDEEKHPGKLPRTYTLTHSDITSKLTLAISQTINNSQLQGWYNRLQRDEVVAEWKKVKGKMSLHVHCHISGGHLLLDLFARLRYYIFCRELPVVLEAFVHGDENLLNNYPELQEASVWVYFHSNIPEFNKVECWGPLKEASSTGGGGGGPHSSKESLASNPDMPQPCPESCDCCFPPMSLIPWSSSSHDLSGPAPPPPPGVGQQS; from the exons ATGGGGACTTTATCTGCCTCTCTTGTGCTTCCAGCAAAGCTAAATCCAGAAAAGCAAACATCTGAGCTTTTATACAGAACCAGGAAAAGATCCAGGAACAGGAAGCCCCAATCCTTTGTTCCT ATGGCCAGGTTATTTGGGCCAGCCATATTTGAGGCATCAAAGCTAAAGGTTCTATTTTTAGGAGTTGATGAAGAGAAGCACCCAGGAAAGCTTCCAAGAACATACACACTTACACACAGTGATATCACCTCTAAGCTCACTCTGGCCATCTctcaaacaataaataattcccAG TTACAAGGTTGGTATAATAGGCTGCAAAGAGATGAAGTAGTTGCAGAGTGGAAGAAGGTGAAGGGGAAAATGTCACTTCATGTTCATTGCCACATAAGTGGAGGCCATTTATTGTTAGATTTATTTGCTAGACTTAGGTACTACATCTTCTGCAGAGAACTCCCTGTG GTTCTGGAGGCATTTGTTCATGGAGATGAGAATTTGCTGAATAATTATCCAGAATTGCAGGAAGCTTCAGTGTGGGTTTATTTCCACTCAAACATTCCGGAATTCAACAAGGTAGAGTGCTGGGGCCCACTGAAGGAGGCATCTTCAACCGGTGGTGGTGGCGGAGGGCCCCACTCCAGCAAGGAAAGCTTAGCAAGCAACCCGGATATGCCACAGCCTTGCCCAGAATCTTGTGATTGTTGCTTCCCTCCAATGAGTTTGATTCCTTGGTCCTCCTCCTCACACGACCTCTCGGGCCCCGCTCCCCCTCCTCCCCCGGGAGTGGGCCAACAAAgctaa
- the LOC116027336 gene encoding protein FIZZY-RELATED 2-like → MDNHTSPSIDAHQPSSSSTQLNFNPKTPSRTNLVVSGINSASPSRTIYGDRFIPSRSSSKFELFNVSLPPHSSSEDSSNAYTTLLRAALFGPDSGAVLPPLTPESSGRNLHSNSLNCNIFRYKTETRKSVHSLFPFGFDDQVPGVSPSPVKAPRKVPRSPFKVLDAPALQDDFYLNLVDWSSHNVLAVGLGNCVYLWHASSSKVVKLCDLGIDDSVSSVGWAQRGTHLAVGTSNGKVQIWDASRCKRIRTMEGHRLRVGALAWSSSVLSSGSRDKSILQRDIRAQDDYVSKLSGHKSEVCGLKWSYDNRELASGGNDNRLFVWNNHSTQPVLKYCEHTAAVKAIAWSPHLHGLLASGGGTADRCIRFWNTATNTHLNCMDTGSQVCNLVWSKNVNELVSTHGYSQNQIIVWRYPTMSKIATLTGHTYRVLYLAISPDGQTIVTGAGDETLRFWNVFPSPKSQNTESEIGSSCLGRTQIR, encoded by the exons ATGGACAATCACACATCACCCTCCATAGACGCGCACCAaccttcatcttcttccactCAGCTCAATTTCAATCCCAAAACCCCATCGCGGACCAATCTCGTTGTTTCCGGGATCAATTCCGCCTCACCGTCGAGGACTATCTACGGAGACCGTTTCATTCCGAGTAGATCTTCCTCAAAATTTGAGCTTTTCAATGTTTCTCTGCCGCCGCATTCCTCCTCTGAAGATTCCAGCAATGCCTATACTACGCTGTTGCGGGCGGCGTTGTTTGGTCCTGATTCCGGGGCGGTTTTGCCTCCTTTGACGCCGGAGAGCTCTGGCCGTAATTTGCACAGTAATTCTCTGAATTGCAATATATTCCGGTACAAAACTGAGACCCGGAAGTCTGTGCATTCTTTGTTCCCTTTTGGGTTTGATGATCAGGTCCCTGGTGTTAGTCCTAGCCCTGTGAAGGCTCCCAGGAAGGTGCCTAGATCTCCTTTCAAG GTATTGGATGCGCCTGCATTGCAAGATGATTTTTATCTAAACCTTGTGGACTGGTCTTCTCACAATGTTTTGGCTGTTGGGTTGGGGAATTGTGTATATTTATGGCATGCTTCCAGTAGCAAA GTAGTAAAGCTGTGCGATTTGGGAATTGATGATAGTGTCAGTTCGGTTGGATGGGCACAGCGTGGTACACATCTTGCAGTCGGAACTAGCAATGGAAAAGTCCAG ATATGGGATGCATCTCGGTGTAAGAGAATAAGAACCATGGAGGGACATCGATTACGAGTTGGGGCACTAGCTTGGAGTTCTTCTGTGTTGTCTTCGGGAAGCCGTGACAAGAGCATTCTTCAACGTGATATACGAGCTCAAGATGATTACGTCAGCAAGCTAAGTGGTCACAAGTCAGAG GTATGTGGACTGAAGTGGTCGTATGACAACCGTGAATTGGCATCTGGTGGAAATGATAATAGA CTTTTTGTATGGAACAACCATTCGACACAACCTGTGCTGAAATATTGTGAGCACACTGCTGCTGTAAAAGCAATTGCATGGTCACCCCATCTTCATGGACTTCTTGCTTCTGGTGGTGGCACAGCTGACCGATGCATTCGTTTCTGGAATACTGCCACTAATACTCATTTGAATTGCATGGACACTGGTAGCCAG GTTTGCAATCTTGTATGGTCTAAGAATGTGAATGAATTGGTCAGCACACATGGGTACTCCCAGAACCAAATAATAGTTTGGAGATATCCTACAATGTCAAAG ATAGCAACCTTGACAGGGCACACGTATAGGGTCCTGTACCTAGCCATCTCACCTGATGGTCAG ACAATTGTGACTGGAGCAGGAGACGAAACACTCCGCTTCTGGAATGTGTTTCCTTCCCCTAAATCTCAG AACACGGAGAGTGAAATCGGATCATCTTGTCTTGGCAGAACTCAAATCCGGTGA